From the Candidatus Methylomirabilota bacterium genome, the window GCGTACGCGAACGGAACAGAATCCCGCCGTCGGGCACCGCCCACACGCGTGCCGTGCCGTTCCTTTCACGGGCGAAAGGAGTAGTGGCATGAGATTCCGGTCGGTCGTTGCCGCATCCGCCATCATCATCCTCGCTTCTGCGTCCCTGGCCTTTGCGCAGTCCGACTGTAAGACCCTGGTCCCCCCGTCACCGTGGGGGCCGAATGACCAGACCGGGGCGACGAACCGCATCACCTCCGCCGTGACGAAGGCCGCCGCTGCCGAGATTCAGGAAGGAAAGGTGATTGAGATGTCCTTTCCCCTGACTGACGGCGTTCCCCTCTTCGGGACGCGTTTCACCAAGACCATCCTCACGGCGACCAGCCTGGCGCCCGGGGCGGCCTACGGGGAGAACCAGCTGACCTACATGGAAGACACCTGGCTCAGCCAGAGCCACGTGGGCACGCATCTGGACGGATTGGGGCACATCGGGCGGAAGGACTGCTACTTCAACCAGACCCCGATGGGCA encodes:
- a CDS encoding cyclase family protein → MRFRSVVAASAIIILASASLAFAQSDCKTLVPPSPWGPNDQTGATNRITSAVTKAAAAEIQEGKVIEMSFPLTDGVPLFGTRFTKTILTATSLAPGAAYGENQLTYMEDTWLSQSHVGTHLDGLGHIGRKDCYFNQTPMGKFINQNNMTKLGLEHLKSFATRGVLIDAVKVFQAAGKL